The following proteins are encoded in a genomic region of Arachis stenosperma cultivar V10309 chromosome 4, arast.V10309.gnm1.PFL2, whole genome shotgun sequence:
- the LOC130974518 gene encoding uncharacterized protein LOC130974518, which translates to MAKQKSIALIYGDWDESYNDLPRLFWTFPPCIEAFRHCKPLVIIDGTHLYGKYGETLLIAIAKDGNSNILPVAFALVEGENAESWTFFLSHLRQHVTPQPGLLVISDRHNGIKAALEAPDGGWLPPSAYRAFCIRHVAANFALTFKGKDARRLLVNAAYSKTEVEFDYWFDILRSEDPAMCEWANRIDYSLWTQHRDEGRRFGHMTTNISECVNSILKGVRNLPVASLVKATYGRLAELFVRKGREAEAQMGTGQQFSQHLVKCIEANMKTARCFMMTLYDRDNSEFTVAETTPTGSFSLGTYRVSLASRTCDCGYFQALHFPCQHALACCAYSRVTWTSYVHSVYQISSVFSVYRMGFTPPIPEGFWPPYDEPTVIPDPDKRRAREGRPRSTRIRTNMDEADPNRPKRCGLCRQPGHTQCSCPQVGGSSQTGHH; encoded by the exons ATGGCGAAGCAGAAATCTATTGCCCTCATCTACGGTGACTGGGATGAGTCCTACAACGACCTGCCTAG GCTTTTCTGGACTTTCCCGCCGTGCATCGAGGCATTCCGTCATTGCAAGCCGCTCGTGATCATTGACGGCACACATCTGTATGGGAAGTATGGGGAGACGTTGCTCATCGCGATTGCAAAGGACGGGAACTCCAACATTCTACCTGTCGCATTCGCACTAGTAGAGGGTGAGAATGCGGAATCCTGGACATTCTTTCTCTCGCACCTTCGACAGCACGTGACCCCGCAGCCCGGTCTGCTGGTTATATCGGACAGGCACAACGGCATCAAGGCTGCGCTTGAGGCCCCTGACGGCGGTTGGTTACCGCCATCTGCGTACCGTGCATTCTGCATACGACACGTAGCGGCTAATTTTGCCCTAACCTTCAAGGGCAAAGACGCTAGGAGGCTACTAGTGAACGCGGCGTATTCGAAGACTGAGGTTGAATTTGATTACTGGTTTGATATCCTGCGATCTGAAGATCCGGCGATGTGTGAGTGGGCGAACCGGATTGATTACTCGTTGTGGACTCAGCATCGTGATGAGGGGCGGAGATTCGGTCACATGACGACGAACATCTCCGAGTGTGTGAACTCTATCCTGAAGGGGGTCAGAAATCTCCCTGTAGCATCCCTGGTGAAGGCAACATATGGTAGGCTTGCGGAACTCTTTGTTCGCAAGGGAAGAGAGGCTGAGGCCCAGATGGGAACAGGACAACAATTCAGTCAGCATTTGGTGAAGTGTATTGAGGCCAACATGAAGACGGCCAGGTGCTTTATGATGACGCTGTATGACCGGGATAACTCCGAGTTCACTGTAGCAGAGACCACTCCGACTGGTTCTTTCTCCTTGGGTACTTACAGAGTATCACTTGCCTCTCGGACATGTGACTGCGGGTACTTCCAGGCTCTTCATTTCCCGTGTCAGCACGCACTTGCATGCTGTGCATACTCACGGGTCACCTGGACCTCTTACGTTCACAGCGTCTATCAGATTAGCTCGGTGTTCAGTGTGTATCGGATGGGATTCACACCTCCAATCCCGGAGGGCTTCTGGCCACCTTACGACGAGCCCACGGTGATTCCAGACCCTGACAAGAGGCGTGCCAGAGAGGGTCGTCCTAGATCCACTAGGATACGGACGAATATGGACGAGGCAGATCCGAATCGGCCAAAGAGGTGCGGCCTATGTCGCCAACCCGGACACACACAATGTAGTTGCCCACAGGTTGGAGGATCGTCTCAGACAGGACACCATTAG
- the LOC130974519 gene encoding uncharacterized protein LOC130974519 has protein sequence MASEESFVVLVHHRGSVNRKTRSGVKFTDKNPLCIVVTSTTSYDDLVSAVLMKLGLDGAKRVKKFFYRIPVTVLQNTVKYDCFTINNDVDLQVMFLCRRQFPEVRTPELLARLVDVVSSSGGSNRNTNTIANPAGSSSRPAVASSSVPVYEPVVQPVASPSFVVDLNVTESDEVVERENLSNALVGVAPVGVGDGFLGDEEEDDVEPDMIDDDSADDIGATGPALEVGGSSSGTQQYPPHFSSLDLDVMRHEGVLGHAVGFGARDAEGTTGLTEFQVGQQFQDKDEALLSVKTYIIR, from the coding sequence atggctagtgaggagagttttgTGGTTTTGGTGCACCACAGAGGATCTGTTAATAGAAAAACTCGTTCCGGAGTAAAGTTCACAGATAAGAATCCTCTATGTATTGTCGTAACATCTACGACGAGTTATGATGACCTTGTTAGCGCTGTACTAATGAAGCTCGGTCTGGATGGTGCGAAGCGGGTAAAGAAGTTTTTCTATCGCATTCCAGTCACGGTGCTACAGAATACCGTGAAGTATGATTGCTTCACGATTAATAATGATGTGGACTTGCAAGTAATGTTTCTTTGTCGGCGGCAGTTTCCAGAGGTGAGGACACCGGAGTTGTTGGCACGGCTGGTTGATGTTGTATCCAGCTCCGGCGGTTCGAACAGGAATACGAACACTATAGCGAATCCAGCAGGTTCTAGTTCCCGGCCTGCCGTTGCTTCCTCCTCCGTCCCTGTGTAcgaaccagtggtccaacctgTCGCCTCCCCGTCTTTTGTTGTTGACCTCAATGTCACCGAAAGTGACGAGGTAGTGGAAAGGGAAAATTTGTCGAACGCTTTAGTGGGAGTTGCACCTGTTGGCGTTGGAGACGGTTTTTTGGGTGATGAAGAGGAGGATGACGTCGAGCCGGATATGATTGACGATGACAGCGCTGATGATATTGGAGCGACTGGGCCTGCATTGGAGGTAGGTGGTTCTAGCTCTGGCACACAGCAGTATCCACCACATTTTTCCTCGTTGGACTTGGACGTCATGAGACATGAGGGGGTTTTAGGGCACGCTGTTGGATTCGGAGCTAGAGATGCGGAAGGGACTACTGGTCTGACAGAGTTCCAGGTTGGTCAGCAATTCCAGGATAAAGATGAGGCCCTTTTAAGTGTGAAGACTTACATCATCCGGTGA
- the LOC130973340 gene encoding rho GDP-dissociation inhibitor 1-like, whose amino-acid sequence MLSIGVGLNSKNIMGGAADDNTPSRGYESGDEGASGGGEGGTLRRHRSESSIVATEDEDDDHDKKIELGPQCTLKEQLEKDKDDESLRRWKEQLLGSVDINSVGETLEPEVKILSLAIKTAGRPDIVLPIPEGGTPNGLWFTLKEGSKYRLMFTFQVLNNIVSGLKYTNTVWKTGLKVDSTKEMIGTFSPQTEPYTHEMPEETTPSGIFARGTYVAKSKFVDDDNICYLEINYTFDIRKDWQ is encoded by the exons ATGTTGAGCATTGGAGTGGGtttgaattccaaaaacataaTGGGAGGTGCCGCAGATGATAACACCCCTTCTCGGGGTTATGAGAGTGGCGATGAAGGAGCTTctggaggaggagaaggaggaacaCTCAGAAGGCACAGGAGTGAGAGTTCCATTGTTGCAACagaggatgaagatgatgatCATGATAAGAAGATTGAATTGGGTCCTCAGTGCACGTTAAAGGAGCAGCTTGAAAAGGATAAG GATGATGAGAGCTTGAGGAGGTGGAAGGAGCAGCTTCTTGGAAGTGTTGACATCAATTCTGTTGGag AGACTCTGGAGCCAGAAGTGAAGATCTTGAGCCTTGCAATAAAGACAGCTGGTAGACCTGATATTGTTCTTCCAATACCAGAGGGAGGGACGCCGAATGGTTTGTGGTTTACTTTGAAAGAAGGTAGCAAATACAGGCTTATGTTCACTTTCCAGGTCCTCAATAACATTGTTTCAGGCCTCAAATACACCAACACTGTTTGGAAGACTGGTCTAAAGG TTGATAGCACGAAAGAGATGATTGGAACATTCAGCCCCCAAACAGAACCTTACACGCATGAGATGCCTGAAGAGACAACACCTTCTGGGATTTTTGCCAGAGGGACATATGTAGCTAAAAGCAAG TTTGTTGATGATGACAATATATGCTACTTGGAGATCAATTACACTTTTGATATCCGCAAGGACTGGCAATAG